Part of the Vibrio sp. SCSIO 43137 genome, TCAGGGAAGTCGCCGCTGATATTTAGCAGGCTACCTTCAGGATTAAATTTGACGATCAGGTTTTTCTGGATTGGATCGTTATGGCCTTCGGTGTGCAGGTAAATGTAGTACCAGGTATCCGGGTAGCCGTTCTCTACCAGCATTGGCGAGCCCATTACGAAACGAACCTGTTCCTTGGTCATACCAAATTTTAGTTTGTCGACTGCTTCCTGCTCTACGTAATTGCCCTGATTAATGTCGATTCGGTAAACGAGTTTCTCAACTACTGAGCAGCCCGTTAGCATGGTGAAGGCTAGAGGAATTGCAACTAACCACTTCTTAAATTGCATAGTCGGTAAATCTTATCTAGTAAAAGGTTTAAACAAAACTCGGCAGATGATAAACAAGCTTGACCAAGAAGTAAAAGGTGCCGTTCATTTGGCTCTTTTTATGACCACGTTTTTTGCGTTTTGTTGCAAATTAAGTAAAAGAAAAGGGAGCAGCGCTCCCTTTGTACAACAAGTGCTTGATCTTTATGCAGCAAGCAGTTCTTTGGCGTTGGCCAGAGTTGAATCGGTGATCTGGCTGCCGCCCAGCAGACGTGCCAGCTCTGAAATACGCTGTTCTTCGCTGAGAACGTGCATCTGGGTTTCGGTTTTGCCTGCTTTGGTCTGCTTGGCAACAAACAGCTGCTGATGACCACATCCCGCAACTTGGGGCAGGTGAGTAACACACAGTACCTGAGTGGACTCACCCAATGTTCTCAGCATTTTACCCACTACGGCAGCAGTCGGGCCACTGATACCGACATCCACTTCATCGAAAATCAGGCTTGGGGTATCAACTTTCTGCGCTGTAATCACCTGAATAGCCAGTGAGATTCGTGAAAGTTCACCACCCGATGCCACTTTCGCGATTGGCTGCATTGGCTGGCCGGGGTTGGTAGAGACAAGGAAGGTGATCTGGTCAATACCCAGTGGAGAGGCGTGTCCGGATTCACTTTCTACCTCAATATGGAACTTGGCTTTTTCCATACTCAGTTCATGCATGCTTTTGCTGATCAGCTTATCCAGCTCTTTGGCGTAACGCCTGCGTGACTTACTCAGTTTCTCGGCACTGGTTACAAAACACTGATAGAGGGATTCTACTTCCTCTTCGATGGCTTGCAGTTTTTCATCTGAGCAGTCCAGCGCATCGATCTGTTGCAGCAGATCCTGATGGTGCTGGTACAGGTCGTCAGCCATTACATGGTGTTTGCGGGAAATGGACATTACTTTTGAGAAGCGTTCTTCCACAAAGGCCATGCGCTCCGGATCCATTTCAATACCGTCAACGTAGCCACGCAGTTCGCTGCTGGCTTCTTCAACCTGAATAATGGCTTCTTCCAGCATAGCCGGCAGGTTAGCGAGCTGCTTATCCAGTTCGGCAAGTTGCAGAAGGGACTGGCTGGCAGACTGAAGCATACTTAGGGCATTCACCTCTTCGCCTTCATACAGTACATCGATGGCCTGCTGGCAGTTAACAGCCAGTTCACCGCTGTTGGCTAAGCGTTTATGCTCTTGCTCCAGCTCAGCAAATTCGGTTTCGCCCAGAGCCAGTTCATTCAGCTCTTTAATCTGATACTCCAGCAGTTGCTTCTGTGCCTGATTCTCCTGACTGTTCTGCTTTAGCTCTTTCAGGCGGTTTTTCGCCTGACGCCATGTAGCGTAATGTTGACGGGTTTTGTCCAGCAGGTTCAGGTGACCGGCGTACTGGTCAAGCATAGAGAGCTGATAGTCGCTTTTCATTAGCTGGTGGTGAGCGTGCTGGCCGTGAATATTGATAAGCTTCTGGCCGATGGCTTTAAGTTGAGAGAGAGGGACAGGGCTGCCGTTGATAAATGCACGTGAGCGGCCGTCTTTGCTGATCAGGCGGCGTAATATACAGTCGTTACCGTCCAGTAGGTCGTTATCTTCCAGCCAGCGGGTAGCGTGCAGGTTATTGTCGAGCTGGAAAGTGGCGCACACTTCCGTTTTCTCTTCTCCCTGACGAACCATACCGGTTTCAGCGCGGCCGCCTAAACAGAGCCCCAGCGCATCAATGGCGATGGATTTACCGGCGCCGGTCTCACCTGTGATGGTGGTCATTCCTGAGGAGAGTTCGAGTTGTAACGATTTTACGATAGCAAAGTTATTAACGCTTAAATCAGCCAGCATGTCGGATACCTGTGTAAATAATCAATACTGTATGCTCGAACAGTATATACTGATTTTTTGTACAGTAAAGTTGCGAGGCTGTTTTTTTATACAGTAGATCTGAAACTGTGACTGCGGTTAATAACGGGGCGATCTAAAACAGTTTGCTCGACCAACCCAGTTTGTTCCTTAGTACATGGTAATAGCTGTACTCTTCCGGATGGATAAGCTTAAGGACATTGTTGCTCTTAAAGATGCTTACTTCGTCACCGGCAGAAACGGGCAGGGAGATCTGGCCGTCGCAGCTTACTTCTAGTGTTCCGCGGTTATTTGGCGATACCACTAAGCGTACTTTTTTATCACCGTCGACCACCAATGGTCTGCTGGATAAGGTATGCGGGAACATAGGGACGATAGAGATAGCGTTCAGGCTGGGTGAAAGAATCGGGCCGCCACCGGAAAGGGAATAGGCAGTAGAACCGGTCGGGGTAGAAACAATCAGGCCGTCAGAGCGTTGAGAGAAGGCGAAAGTACTGTCGATATACACCTCGAACTCAATCATATGGGCGATCTTGTCCGGGTGCAGAACCACTTCGTTTAGTGCAGCGTTATGGCTTCTTAGCTGACCATGGCGGTAAACTTCCGCTTCAAGCAGAAAACGCTCTTCTACTGTGTAGTGGCCTTCCAATACGTTTTTCAGAATTAGCTTAAAATCTTCCGGATTTAAATCTGTCAGAAAGCCGAGGTTGCCACGGTTAATACCTATAACAGAGATATCAAAGCGGGAGAGTACCCGCGCCGCGCCAAGCATATTACCGTCACCACCGACAACAATGGCCAGATCGGCCTGTTCCCCGATGGAAAGCAGGTTGGTAAAGTACTCATTTGGAATATCATCCAGAATATCGGCTAATCTGTCGTCGATTACAGCACGGTAGCCTTCAGCGATAAGCCAGTTAAACAGGTCTTTATGGGTCTGAACGGCTTTATGGTCTCGTGGTTTACCGATAATTCCGACGACTTTAAAGGGCTTTTTCATGCAGATAATCCAAATACAGATTAAAGGAAGCGGTTTACGCTTGAATCATTAATATCAATCCCCATAATAAAGGCAACTAAATCTAATACGCGAGTTTTATTTTAAATTTAGGTTGGTTTGCCGCAAAACTTGTGTAGAAAAGTCGAATTTCGAAGTCTGGAGATATCATGAGCAACGACGAAAAAAAGATACAGGAAGAAGAACTACAACAGCAGGAAGCTGCAGAGCAGGCGATAGATGCTGAAGCAGAAGTAGAAGCTGTTGGTACTGATGCTGATATCGATTGGAATGAAGAAACCGTTCAGGACGAGCAGGAAGCCAAAATTGCTCAGCTTGAAGCTGCGCTGCTTCAGAGTGAAGCAAAAGTAAAAGATCAGCAGGATTCTGTACTACGCGCTAAAGCTGAAATCGAAAACATGCGTCGTCGTACTGAACAAGAGATCGATAAAGCGCGTAAATACGCACTGAACAAATTTGCTGAAGAGCTGCTGCCGGTTATTGATAATCTGGAGCGTGCGATTCAGGCAGCAGACACTGAAAACGAAGTAGTTAAACCTATCGTTGAAGGTGTTGAGCTGACTCATAAAACCTTTATTGATGCGGTGGCTAAGTTTGGCCTTAAAGAGATCAACCCTGAAGGTGAAGCCTTCAACCCTGAATTGCATCAGGCGATGTCTATTCAGGAGAGTGCCGATCACGAACCTAACAGCGTTATCTTTGTTATGCAGAAAGGTTATGAGCTGAACGGCCGTGTCGTTCGTCCGGCGATGGTGATGGTATCTAAGTAATTCATCCCCTTGAATGGTTAAACGTAAAGGAGAGGCAATGCCTCTCCTTTTTCTTTTCGGCCTGCCGAAGCAGGCTTTCTGATTGAACTCTCTATCCCACCAGTTATTTCATCTCCGTATGGGGAAACGTCTATTTATCCACCAAATTGCAGATAAATTTCCTATACGAAACTTGTTACATTATTGTGAATAAATGCTTTCATTTGTAACTTTTGTGTGTATTATTTGCGATTCGGTAGCGCTGAAGCTGGCGTAAAAAACTATAAAACCAAAATATATAAACACAACATTCTGGAGATAGAAGATGGATAAATCTCTTTCAAGCAAGATATTTATAGGCTTGTTTGCTGGTCTGCTAATTGGTACCGCTATTCAGTACCTGTTTAGTGGTGTAGCCCTATTTGATACTTACCTGTTAGGTACAGCTGAAGGTGCCGGCGGCATGTTCGTTTCGCTGATCAAACTGCTTGTTGTACCTCTGGTATACGTCTCAATCGTTTGTGGTATCGTCGATCTGAAAGATATCACTGCATTTGGTCGCCTTGGTGGCAAAACCTTTGTTCTCTACATTATTAACACCATTATTGCGATTACTGCAGCACTGACTGTCGGAATGATTTTCCAGCCGGGTGCTGATGCAAACCTTGCCGGTACGGTTTCTGAAACCGTAAAAC contains:
- the grpE gene encoding nucleotide exchange factor GrpE, which gives rise to MSNDEKKIQEEELQQQEAAEQAIDAEAEVEAVGTDADIDWNEETVQDEQEAKIAQLEAALLQSEAKVKDQQDSVLRAKAEIENMRRRTEQEIDKARKYALNKFAEELLPVIDNLERAIQAADTENEVVKPIVEGVELTHKTFIDAVAKFGLKEINPEGEAFNPELHQAMSIQESADHEPNSVIFVMQKGYELNGRVVRPAMVMVSK
- the bamE gene encoding outer membrane protein assembly factor BamE, yielding MQFKKWLVAIPLAFTMLTGCSVVEKLVYRIDINQGNYVEQEAVDKLKFGMTKEQVRFVMGSPMLVENGYPDTWYYIYLHTEGHNDPIQKNLIVKFNPEGSLLNISGDFPEGEGFFEGIR
- the nadK gene encoding NAD(+) kinase, whose amino-acid sequence is MKKPFKVVGIIGKPRDHKAVQTHKDLFNWLIAEGYRAVIDDRLADILDDIPNEYFTNLLSIGEQADLAIVVGGDGNMLGAARVLSRFDISVIGINRGNLGFLTDLNPEDFKLILKNVLEGHYTVEERFLLEAEVYRHGQLRSHNAALNEVVLHPDKIAHMIEFEVYIDSTFAFSQRSDGLIVSTPTGSTAYSLSGGGPILSPSLNAISIVPMFPHTLSSRPLVVDGDKKVRLVVSPNNRGTLEVSCDGQISLPVSAGDEVSIFKSNNVLKLIHPEEYSYYHVLRNKLGWSSKLF
- the recN gene encoding DNA repair protein RecN; this encodes MLADLSVNNFAIVKSLQLELSSGMTTITGETGAGKSIAIDALGLCLGGRAETGMVRQGEEKTEVCATFQLDNNLHATRWLEDNDLLDGNDCILRRLISKDGRSRAFINGSPVPLSQLKAIGQKLINIHGQHAHHQLMKSDYQLSMLDQYAGHLNLLDKTRQHYATWRQAKNRLKELKQNSQENQAQKQLLEYQIKELNELALGETEFAELEQEHKRLANSGELAVNCQQAIDVLYEGEEVNALSMLQSASQSLLQLAELDKQLANLPAMLEEAIIQVEEASSELRGYVDGIEMDPERMAFVEERFSKVMSISRKHHVMADDLYQHHQDLLQQIDALDCSDEKLQAIEEEVESLYQCFVTSAEKLSKSRRRYAKELDKLISKSMHELSMEKAKFHIEVESESGHASPLGIDQITFLVSTNPGQPMQPIAKVASGGELSRISLAIQVITAQKVDTPSLIFDEVDVGISGPTAAVVGKMLRTLGESTQVLCVTHLPQVAGCGHQQLFVAKQTKAGKTETQMHVLSEEQRISELARLLGGSQITDSTLANAKELLAA